In Notamacropus eugenii isolate mMacEug1 chromosome 1, mMacEug1.pri_v2, whole genome shotgun sequence, one genomic interval encodes:
- the MSMP gene encoding prostate-associated microseminoprotein yields MALRQWARKTPRSWGTICLVISLLLQLQGAHSKCYFQAQAPCHYEGKYFTLGESWLRSDCFYCTCLHPVGVGCCDTSQHPIDFPAGCEVRREEGTCHISLVQKSDPHLPCRGGPPDLEWGSANTPDSGAPGPHPS; encoded by the exons ATGGCACTGAGGCAGTGGGCTAGGAAGACCCCAAGAAGCTGGGGAACCATCTGTTTGGTGATTTCACTCCTCTTGCAACTGCAAGGAGCTCACAGCAAATGCTACTTCCAAGCTCAAG CTCCCTGTCACTATGAGGGGAAATATTTTACCCTGGGTGAATCCTGGCTCCGAAGTGACTGCTTCTACTGCACCTGCCTACACCCTGTTGGTGTGGGCTGCTGCGATAC GTCCCAGCATCCCATCGACTTCCCAGCTGGGTGTGAGGTACGACGGGAGGAAGGGACCTGCCACATCTCCCTGGTGCAGAAATCTGACCCTCACCTGCCTTGCAGGGGAGGCCCCCCTGACCTTGAATGGGGCTCAGCCAATACCCCTGACTCCGGGGCCCCAGGACCTCATCCCAGTTAG